CCTACGACCTCGGCCCGCTGTTCTCCGCCGTCCGCCGGCTCGCTCCCCGCCTGACCGGCCCCGCCGTGATCGTCGGCAAGTGCACCGTCCCGGTCGGCACCGCCCCGCAGGTGATCGACATCCTGCGCGAGTTCGCCCCCGCCGGCGACCAGGTCGAGGTCTGCTGGAACCCCGAGTTCCTGCGCGAGTCCCACGCGGTCGAGGACACCCTCCACCCCGACCGGATCGTCCTCGGCTTCACCGGCGAGAACACCCGGGCCGAAGCCGTGATCCGCCAGGCCTACGGCAAGATCATCGAGTCCGGCACGCCGGTAATCGTCACCGACCTGGCCACCGCGGAGATGGTGAAGTCCGCCGCGAACGCCTTCCTCGCCACGAAGATCTCCTTCATCAACGCGATGGCCGAGGTGTGCGAGACCTCCGGCGCCGACGTCCAGCTGCTGGCCGAGGCCCTCGGGCACGACGCCCGAATCGGCCGCCGGGGCATGCGGCCCGGCCTCGGCTTCGGCGGCGGCTGCCTGCCCAAGGACATCCGCGGCTTCATGGCCCGCGCCGGCGAGCTCGGCGCCGACCAGGCCCTGACCTTCCTGCGCGAGGTCGACGCGATCAACAACCGCCGCCGCGAGCGGATGGTCGACCTCGCCCGCGAACAACTGGACGGCATGATCAAGGGCAAGCGGATCACCGTCTGGGGCGCCGCCTTCAAGCCCGGCACCGACGACACCCGGGACTCCCCCGCCCTCGCCGTCGCCCAGGCCCTGCACCAGGCCGGGGCCACCGTCACCGTCTTCGACCCCAAAGCCCTCGACAACGCCCGCAAGGCCCACCCTCAGCTCGAATACGCCGATCACCCGATCGAGGCGGCCGACAACGCCGACCTACTGCTGCACCTGACCGAGTGGCCCGAGTTCACCCGCATCGACCCGGCCGACCTCGCCACCCGCGTCGCCGCCCCGCGGGTGATTGACGGCCGCGGCACCCTCAACCCCGCCCGCTGGCGGGCCGCCGGCTGGACCCACCGCACCCTCGGCCGCCCTTAGCGGGGACATCTGGCCAATTGGGGCCCCGAGACGGTCATTCGGCGCTCGGCGTCGCACACGCACTGCGAGGATGGTCCTGGCCGCCGCGTGGGTGGCCTCGGGACAGCGCCTTGTGCCCCGTGTCCGTGCGGGGCTGGCGGCTGTGGTGTCGGGGGGCCGTGGGAACATGCGCCCGCACCACCACGCTCCTTGGCAGCTCCACAGCACCACCCACAACGACCGGTTACCGCCATGGCACGCGCCGGCCTCCCAGTACACAACCAGGCGACCACTGAGTCCCACCCCGTCCACGCGCTGAGGGACCACCAGCCCTCCCCAGGAAAGAAAGTGACCTAATGTCACTGCTCCCCGCGCCCGCGGGGATGATGAGGATCCGCGAAATTGGCTCTGACCGAAGTTTCGTGAAGCCGCCCTGGCGAGCTTCATCGGGGTAGCGTGGCCGGGTGGCAGAGCTCGACTTCGTCGAACGAACCTTCGTGAACTTTCGCGACCACCTCTTCCCCGATGGCAGAGGTCACGGTTTCCGCTGGGTCGATCTGAAGTTCTTCCGGTTCGCGCGAGACTGCCAGGACCCGGACTTGCTCACCGCTGTTGTCGCGCATGAGCAGTTCCGTGACGACTACGCCGGAGGTGGTGTCGACCCCGACGGCCTCCGACACGGACCGTACTGGCTCAACGTGATCAGCCCCGACGAGTACCAGCCGGTCAGCCGCGACAGGACCGCGTTGGTGCTGGAGGAGTGGGTGAAGCAGTGCGGTGGCCTCCCGAACTCGCTGGAGGATGCACTCGATGCGACGCTCCGTGCGACGGTGAACTCGGCCGGCCGTCTCTACTGCCTCCGAGACCTGGGCAGTGATGCCTTCCACGACTGGGGCGGCGTGCACGACGAGTTCCACGAGTTCGTTGCCATCGACGACGATCGGCAGGCCCTGACTCTCCTCGTTGCGGCTGATGACTGATCACGTGATCTTCATGGTCGGGTGAGGATCCGGATCCGGAGGAGTCGGAAGGAGGCCCGGCCGTACATGGCTCTTTTGAGTGTTTTGACCCGGTTCACGTTGCCTTCTGGTCGATCCAGTCCGGCAGGAGGGCACCGAGGCGGTTGGTCATCAGGTCGTGGAAGCAGCGGGCCAGGTCGTAAGCGCGGGCGATGTCCGGGCAGGCGATCCTGACGTCCAGCAACCTGTCCTGCTGGCGCTCGGTGAGGGTGCCGGTCGGCCGCGTGATCCAGGAGGTGATCCGGCGGGGGCTGGGGATGTCGGCGCGGACGGGTTCGGCGGTGCCCTCGCGCAGGGAGGCGACGTAGCGGCGCACAGCGAGGACGCTGCCCCGGTAGCCGCGTTCGGTGATCTCGCGGAACAGTTGCTGGGCGGTGGTGCACCCGGCGGTGAACCGGCTGTTCAGGTAGGGCTTGAACGGGTCGAGCAGCCCCTGCTTGCTCGCGCCGAACTCCCTTTCTGAGGCGAGGAGTTCGTCCAGCGGGGTGGTCTTGAAGCGGCGGACGGTCTTGCGGTCGAGCCCCAGGTGGCGGGCGATCGCACTGATCGTGCACTTCTGGTCCAGCAGGCGGTGGACGTCCGCGCAGCGGTCGTGGGTGCGCTCGACGATCGGGGTGCGGGGCAGTTGCAGGACCGGCAGGTCGATCGCCGGCGGCTCGGGAGGCACCTCCTGCTCGGCGTGTTTGCGCAGGCAGACGCGGTGCTGGTGGCAGGTCTTCTCGACCGCGGCGGACAGGTTCTGCAGCAGGTGCCAGCGGTCGGCGACCTCGGTCGCCTCCGGCACGGCCTCCTTGATCGCCCGGCTGTAGGCGCTGGCACGGTCGCGGCAGACGATCTCGGCACCGGGGTGCTCGCGCAGCCAGGCAGCGAAGGTCTCCGAGGTCCGGTCGGGCAGGACGTCGACGACGCGGCCCGTCTCGACGTCGACCAGCAGAGTGCCGTAGGTGCGGCCCCGGCGGAAGGCGAACTCGTCGACGCCCAGCACCCGCAGCGCTCGCTCGGGCACTTCGGGCGCTTCGAACAGCCCGAGCAGCCGGGTGCGGCCGACCGCGACGCTGAGCTTGCGGCACAGCCGCTCGCCCGCGCGGCCTCCGAGTTCGACGGCGACGGCCCGCAGCCACTCCTTCAGCCCGGTGCTGGAGCGCAGGTGACGCTCGCTCAGTCCCCGGACCTGCTCGACGAACGTCCGCCGACCGCACCGGAGACGGTCGCAGAAATACCGGAGCACGCGCAGCCGTATCAGCAACTTCCGCCCTGCCAGAGGGCGTTCAGCCACCGTGCGCCAGTACGTGGAGTGGACCCGCCGCCCTCGGATCCCGCAATCCGGGCAGCGGACGGCTGGACCGCACGCGGCGACCTCGACCAGCACCAGGTCCAACCCGGCGGTCACCCGCTCCAGTTCAACATCGACTCCGGGGAACAGCACGTCTTCGATCGAATCGAGAGCCACGTCAAAGTCATCCCGAAGCGAAACGATCCTGCATTCACACCGACGACCTGGTGTGCCGCGATTTTCCAGGTAGATCCGTTCCCCACGGATCGCCATCCGCAGCAGAGCCTGGGCCGCGACACCCGATCGGCAGAGTCCGGGGCTCCCGCCGTCATCAGGGCAACACATCGGGTTGAACGTGTTCAAATCTGATGCCATGATGAGGCGCTCTCGGTCGATCGGCCTGCCTTTTCATGCTGTCGGCCGGGTACGTTCGCGCACGTTGAACAGAACAGGACAGGTGGCCGTGTTCAAGAAGGCAACGCCGGTGCGTTGGCGGTGGGCTGTGCCCGTCGCCGTGGTCCTGATTGTGGTTCTGCTTGAGCCACTGACCTTGATCGCGGCAGGATGTGTCGGCTTGGTGCTGGGCGACCAGCGTCCCGACGAAGTCGTGGTCGGCCAGAACGACATGCTCGGAACCTGGAAGAACGGCTACGGCCTGACGCTGCACCTGGGACCGGACCACCAGGCCGCCGCTGACGGCATTCCGGGCACGGCCCCGTGCGAACATGACGGCACTTGGATGTTCTACGTCCGCCGCGAATCCGGCGCCTTCGTCAGCGAACAGAGCGCCACAGAAGGGCAGGCGGCATCCGCCACCTTCGGGAAGTTGGTGGACTGCTACTTCGACCTGAGCGTCTTCCGCATCCACGGCGAATACGTCCTGTGCACCGTGGACGACCCGGGCAGCTACTGCACCGACCGCGAACTCCTGCACAAGACTCCCGAACCCAACACCCCTGCCGCCATGCCGTGACCGAAGCCGGGCATGGCATCCCACGAAAAACGCCCCTGCACCGATCTCTGCAACTTGGACATTCCCAAAACTGCGGCCAGAGCCAAATTCAAAGAGCGCCATTAGGGTGGTCCGGCCGCCGCACGGGCGGCCTAGGGACAGTGCCTTGTTGCCCCGTGTCCGTGCGGGGCCGGCGGCTGTGGTGTCGGAGGGCCGTGGGAACATGCGCCCGCACCACCGCGCCCCTTGACACCTCCACAGCACCACCCACAACGACCGACCACCGCCACGGCACACGCCAGCCTCCCGGTACACAACCAGGCGACCACTGAGCCCCACCCCTTCCACGCGCTGAAGGACCACCAGCCCACCCTAGGAAAGAAAGTGGCCTAATGTCACCAATGCCCGAATCCTTGAAGCTGGTAAATTTCCGGCCCACCAGCACATAACACCGCAGGTCAACAAGACTGCTCCCCGCGCCCGCGGGGATGGCCCCAATCAGCTGACCGATGCCCAGCTCTCGCAGCGCTGCTCCCCGCGCCCGCGGGGATGGCCCCAGGCCGTCGGCGCCGCTGAGTTCGATCCAGCCCTGCTCCCCGCGCCCGCGGGGATGACCCCTGCACGGCGACGAAATCGCCGGCCAGCACCGTCTGCTCCCCGCGCCCGCGGGAATGACCCCGACCTCGCGGTACGCCTCGGGCTTCGACCGGTCTGCTCCCCGCGCCCGCGGGGATGGCCCCTTACAAGTTCAGGTTGTGTAGCGGAGCAGGCTCGTTGTGGTGAGGCCGAAGTCGGAGGGAGGCGGGATCGGGACGGTGTCACCGAACTTTCCGGACCACTGCCGACGGTGCGACCCAGTGGACCGCGACCAGTGAGGTGGTGCACGCTGCCTGGAGCGCCGCCGCGGGGCCGCGTGGACCGATCTTGTGGGCGACCCGTGAGGCGAGGTAGTGCGGCGTGTTGCCGGCCAGGATCTCCGTGTCCGTCAACGAGCCCAGCTCCTCGCGGCGGGACCGGACGGCCTCCGCGTACGAGGTGTCGGTGCTGCCCGCGTAGACGCCCATGGCCCCCGGGAAGGGCTCCGGGTCGCAGCCCGCGTCCTCCAGCGCCTTCCACCGCGCGTTCCGGGAAGACCCGGTGCTGAGGGCTGATGATGTGGGACTCCCGGGGCGAGAGGCCGGAGTACCCCGCATCGAACCACTCGGGGTACTTGAGCAGCCCCGGTGCCCCGGACCAGGTTCTGCCAGAACTCTCCCGGGTCGGGGGCCCCGGGGTGACGGCGCGCCATGCCGATGACGGCGACGAACGAACTGTCGTCCTCCTGCTGGGCCGTGGCGTCGCCGTGGACGCGGCTCCTCATGCCGCTCCCCCTCCCCGAACGTGGTCGGCCGGCCGATCCGCCCGTCTCCGGCCCCGGGACGTGCCCGTCGAGGTGGGCCGCCAGGCTGCGGACGGTCGGATGGCGGACGGTCGGATGGTGGAAGAGTTCGATCAGCGGGGGGGTTCATGCCCGGACGGGTGGTGATCCGGTCGAGAACCGCGTGCAGCAGGACGGAGTGGCCACCGAGGTCGAAGAAGTTCTGCTCCACACTGACGTGCGGTGCTTCCAGCACCTCGGCCCAGACGGCGGCCAGGGCCCACTCGGTGTCCGTGAGCGGGGGGCCGGGGGCCGGGAGCCGGGGGCAGCGTCGGCGGAGGGTGTCGGCTCTGTGCTCACGGGTCTCCTCCCGCACGAGCCAGGCGCGCCCGGTCCGGCGTCATCGGTAGGTCGGGGATCGCGTGTGCTCCTCATCGCTGTGAGTACCGGCCGGGCGCCGGCACGGCGGTCGGTGCGTGGGACTGGTGCCGGCTGAGCCGGTGGTACTCGCCGCCGGCCCGCATGAGCTGGGCGTGTGTTCCCTGCTCCGCGATCCGGCCGTCCCGCAGCACGACGATGACGTCGGCGTCGCGGATGGTGGAGAGCCGATGGGCGATCACCAGGCAGGTGCGGCCGTGCCGCAGGCGCGAGGTCGCCCGTTGGAGGAGGAGTTCGGTGCGGGCGTCGACCGCGCTGGTGGCTTCGTCGAGGATCAGCACGGCGGGGTCGGCGATGAACGCGCGCGCGATGCAGATCAACTGTCGCTCGCCGTCGCTCAGGCGTTCGTCCGCACTGTCGACCATCGTGTCGTACCCGTGCGGAAGAGCGTGCACGATGTGGCTGACACCGCAGACCCGGGCGGCCTGCTCGATCTGTTCCGGCGTGGCGTCCGGTCTCCCGTAGCCGATGTTGTCGCGGATGGTGCCGCTGAACAGCCACGGCTCCTGGGGGACGAGCCCGATCTCGGAGCGCAGCGCGTCGCGTGACACCGAGGCGATGTCCTCGCCGTCGATGAGGATGCGCCCGCCGCCGACGTCGTAGAACCGCATCAGCAGGTTCATCAGGGTCGTCTTCCCGGCGCCCGACGCTCCGACGATCGCCGCGGTCCGTCCCGGCTCGATCACCAGGTCGAGGCCCTTGATCGTCAGCTCGCGGCCGTGGCCGAAGGACACCTGCTCGAAGGCGATCCTGCGCGGCCGGACGGCCGGCAGCCGTCCCGGGCCGTCGGGGGCCTCCTCCGGCTCGTCGAGCAGGGCGAACACGCGGGCCGCCGACGCGATGCCCGACTGGAACAGGCTCGACATCGAGGCGAGCATGCCGAGCGGCTGCGAGTACTGCCGCGAGTACTGGACGAACGCGACGACGCCGCCCAGCGTCAACTGCCCGCCGACCACCCGCAGAGCACCGACCACGCAGAGCAGGACGTACCCCAGGTTTCCGATGAACAGCACCAGCGGGGCGAGCAGGCCGGAGGTGAACTGCGCGAGCTGGCTCGCCTCCCTCACCTCGGCGTTCCGGTGCGCGAACGTCTCGCGGAACGCGCCCGCGCGGTCGAACACGGTGACCAGCTCGTGGCCGGAGTAGGACTCCTCGATGTGCGCGTTGAGTTCTCCGGTCAGTCGCCACTGGTCGCCGAAGAGCCGTTGGCTCCGCTTCGCCGTCAGGGTTCCGACGGCGAGGGTCAGCGGCACCGGGACCAGTGCGAGCAGGGTCAGCAGGGGGGAGATGCCCAGCATCATGACCAGGACGCCGACGACGGTGAGCAGGCCGAAGAGCACCTGGGTCAGGGTCTGGGTGAGCGAGTTGGCGATGTTGTCGATGTCGTTGGTCATCCGTGACAGCAGCTCACCGCGCGAAGAGCCGTTGAGGTAGCGGAGCGGGAGCCGGTTGAGCTTCTCCTCGACGTCGTCGCGCAGGGTCTGCACGACGCGGGCGATCGCGCTGTTCTGCGTGTACTGCTGGGCGAATCCCGCCAGGGCGCCGAGGACGTACAGGCCGGCGGCCGTCAGCAGGAGGTTGCGTACGTGGTCGAAGCCGGTGCCGGCCAGCACCGCGTCGATCGCGCGGCCCCAGATCAGCGGGCCGGCCAGATTGGCCAGCAC
The window above is part of the Kitasatospora sp. NA04385 genome. Proteins encoded here:
- a CDS encoding UDP-glucose/GDP-mannose dehydrogenase family protein → MKLTVIGCGYLGATHAAAMAELGHEVLGMDIDPDKVAALNAGRAPFFERGLDELLAKHTASGQLRFTASYAETAAFAGLHFIGVGTPQKPGEMAYDLGPLFSAVRRLAPRLTGPAVIVGKCTVPVGTAPQVIDILREFAPAGDQVEVCWNPEFLRESHAVEDTLHPDRIVLGFTGENTRAEAVIRQAYGKIIESGTPVIVTDLATAEMVKSAANAFLATKISFINAMAEVCETSGADVQLLAEALGHDARIGRRGMRPGLGFGGGCLPKDIRGFMARAGELGADQALTFLREVDAINNRRRERMVDLAREQLDGMIKGKRITVWGAAFKPGTDDTRDSPALAVAQALHQAGATVTVFDPKALDNARKAHPQLEYADHPIEAADNADLLLHLTEWPEFTRIDPADLATRVAAPRVIDGRGTLNPARWRAAGWTHRTLGRP
- a CDS encoding ABC transporter ATP-binding protein, which codes for MSRRKRGHGEDGAGSEDGAGFAATSRRLAGLFRHVRVSVAGSLALAAAGVLANLAGPLIWGRAIDAVLAGTGFDHVRNLLLTAAGLYVLGALAGFAQQYTQNSAIARVVQTLRDDVEEKLNRLPLRYLNGSSRGELLSRMTNDIDNIANSLTQTLTQVLFGLLTVVGVLVMMLGISPLLTLLALVPVPLTLAVGTLTAKRSQRLFGDQWRLTGELNAHIEESYSGHELVTVFDRAGAFRETFAHRNAEVREASQLAQFTSGLLAPLVLFIGNLGYVLLCVVGALRVVGGQLTLGGVVAFVQYSRQYSQPLGMLASMSSLFQSGIASAARVFALLDEPEEAPDGPGRLPAVRPRRIAFEQVSFGHGRELTIKGLDLVIEPGRTAAIVGASGAGKTTLMNLLMRFYDVGGGRILIDGEDIASVSRDALRSEIGLVPQEPWLFSGTIRDNIGYGRPDATPEQIEQAARVCGVSHIVHALPHGYDTMVDSADERLSDGERQLICIARAFIADPAVLILDEATSAVDARTELLLQRATSRLRHGRTCLVIAHRLSTIRDADVIVVLRDGRIAEQGTHAQLMRAGGEYHRLSRHQSHAPTAVPAPGRYSQR
- a CDS encoding beta-ketoacyl synthase N-terminal-like domain-containing protein, coding for MRSRVHGDATAQQEDDSSFVAVIGMARRHPGAPDPGEFWQNLVRGTGAAQVPRVVRCGVLRPLAPGVPHHQPSAPGLPGTRGGRRWRTRAATRSPSRGPWASTRAAPTPRTRRPSGPAARSWAR
- a CDS encoding beta-ketoacyl synthase N-terminal-like domain-containing protein; translated protein: MGVYAGSTDTSYAEAVRSRREELGSLTDTEILAGNTPHYLASRVAHKIGPRGPAAALQAACTTSLVAVHWVAPSAVVRKVR
- a CDS encoding ISL3 family transposase → MASDLNTFNPMCCPDDGGSPGLCRSGVAAQALLRMAIRGERIYLENRGTPGRRCECRIVSLRDDFDVALDSIEDVLFPGVDVELERVTAGLDLVLVEVAACGPAVRCPDCGIRGRRVHSTYWRTVAERPLAGRKLLIRLRVLRYFCDRLRCGRRTFVEQVRGLSERHLRSSTGLKEWLRAVAVELGGRAGERLCRKLSVAVGRTRLLGLFEAPEVPERALRVLGVDEFAFRRGRTYGTLLVDVETGRVVDVLPDRTSETFAAWLREHPGAEIVCRDRASAYSRAIKEAVPEATEVADRWHLLQNLSAAVEKTCHQHRVCLRKHAEQEVPPEPPAIDLPVLQLPRTPIVERTHDRCADVHRLLDQKCTISAIARHLGLDRKTVRRFKTTPLDELLASEREFGASKQGLLDPFKPYLNSRFTAGCTTAQQLFREITERGYRGSVLAVRRYVASLREGTAEPVRADIPSPRRITSWITRPTGTLTERQQDRLLDVRIACPDIARAYDLARCFHDLMTNRLGALLPDWIDQKAT